The following are encoded in a window of Brevibacillus sp. DP1.3A genomic DNA:
- a CDS encoding adenylosuccinate synthase, producing MSTVVVVGTQWGDEGKGKITDYLAESAEVVARYQGGNNAGHTIIFDGNKYKLHLIPSGIFYSDKTCVIGNGMVIDPKALVKELEYIHSFGFSTSNLKISDRAHVILPYHIKLDGVEEDSRGANKIGTTRKGIGPAYMDKAARIGIRIADLLDREEFARKLERNLAEKNMLLEKMYNTTGFELQEILDEYLALAEIIRPYVTDTSVVLNDSIDSGNRVLFEGAQGVLLDIDQGTYPYVTSSNPIAGGVTIGSGVGPTKIHQVIGVAKAYTTRVGDGPFLTELTDATGDHIREVGFEYGTTTGRPRRVGWFDSVVVRHARRVSGITGLAITKLDTLSGIETLRICTAYKYNGEVIEAFPANLNLLAKCEPVYEELPGWTEDITGVRNLNDLPENARHYIERITQLTGIPMSIFSVGPDREQTVIVRGIYG from the coding sequence ATGTCAACAGTCGTTGTCGTCGGAACCCAGTGGGGCGATGAAGGTAAAGGTAAAATTACAGACTATCTAGCTGAAAGTGCAGAGGTAGTGGCTCGTTATCAAGGCGGTAACAACGCAGGCCATACCATTATTTTTGATGGTAACAAGTATAAGCTGCATTTGATTCCATCCGGAATTTTTTATAGTGATAAGACCTGCGTAATCGGAAACGGTATGGTAATCGATCCGAAAGCATTGGTAAAAGAGCTGGAGTACATTCATAGCTTCGGTTTTTCTACAAGCAATTTGAAAATCAGTGATCGCGCGCATGTGATTCTGCCGTACCACATCAAGCTGGATGGCGTAGAAGAAGATAGCCGCGGTGCTAACAAAATTGGTACGACCCGTAAAGGTATCGGTCCTGCTTACATGGATAAAGCAGCACGTATCGGTATTCGTATCGCTGACTTGTTGGATCGCGAAGAGTTTGCTCGCAAGCTTGAGCGCAACCTGGCAGAGAAAAACATGCTGCTGGAGAAAATGTACAACACAACTGGCTTTGAGCTTCAAGAAATTCTGGATGAATACTTGGCTCTGGCAGAAATCATTCGTCCTTACGTAACTGATACATCTGTTGTCCTCAATGATTCCATTGATAGCGGCAACCGCGTATTGTTTGAAGGCGCACAAGGCGTATTGCTCGATATTGACCAAGGTACGTATCCTTACGTAACGTCCTCCAACCCAATTGCTGGTGGTGTGACTATCGGTTCTGGTGTAGGACCAACTAAGATTCACCAAGTAATCGGGGTTGCAAAAGCTTACACGACGCGTGTAGGTGATGGTCCGTTCCTGACTGAGCTGACTGATGCAACTGGCGACCATATTCGTGAGGTTGGTTTCGAATATGGTACAACAACAGGTCGTCCACGCCGCGTAGGCTGGTTCGACAGTGTAGTCGTTCGTCATGCTCGTCGTGTCAGCGGGATCACCGGTTTGGCGATCACCAAGCTGGATACATTGTCTGGCATTGAGACACTTCGTATTTGCACAGCGTACAAATACAATGGAGAAGTTATCGAAGCGTTCCCAGCGAACCTCAACCTGCTGGCGAAATGTGAGCCAGTTTATGAGGAGTTGCCAGGTTGGACAGAGGATATCACAGGCGTTCGGAATCTGAACGACTTGCCAGAAAACGCTCGTCACTACATTGAGCGCATCACGCAACTGACTGGTATTCCAATGTCGATCTTCTCCGTAGGACCAGATCGTGAACAAACGGTCATTGTTCGTGGCATTTACGGATAA
- a CDS encoding M23 family metallopeptidase produces the protein MHWSEWKAKLQERSSRIVRDCSDLAKRTMKRTSSYIQSHKKQSLSIAAGLVLTITAGASAQYYYTSNVNSVYHVSVNGKEIGVVNDPNVIHNWTASKLEEEKAKTGLNLQLADYITFEEEREFKAPFNNDAAVQTLASVADIKVQGVKLTIDGKVVGYLPDQQSADEVLAEVKQKYSGVPATTGKKAVVAAASTVPVKPNPVKEVAFKENVEMQTETIDASQILSADKLEELLVKGTFKDMKHTVVEGDCIGCIAKKYGITSKDIYANNPGVTENTVLKLGQEINVTAVRPLVTVQVKEEVDQQEVIAFNTQIKNNDKVPKGETKVVQEGKNGSKTVKYEVVKENGQVVNRKVIKQDVTVQPVTKIMERGTKVIPSRGTGRLSWPASGYISSGFGKRWGSMHKGIDIAGAGSVMAADNGRVTFAGWNGDYGKSVIIDHGNGMKTLYGHMSSINAKVGDVVSQGKKIGVKGSTGQSTGVHLHFEVLQNGRNQNPIRYLK, from the coding sequence ATGCATTGGTCGGAATGGAAGGCCAAGCTGCAGGAACGGTCATCACGAATCGTTCGGGATTGCAGTGATCTGGCGAAACGTACTATGAAACGTACAAGCTCTTACATCCAGTCGCATAAAAAACAATCGCTTTCAATTGCGGCAGGTCTAGTATTGACGATTACTGCTGGAGCATCGGCACAATACTATTACACAAGCAATGTCAATTCTGTCTATCATGTCAGTGTGAACGGCAAAGAGATTGGCGTGGTAAATGATCCAAATGTGATACATAACTGGACAGCATCCAAGCTGGAAGAGGAAAAGGCAAAAACAGGCCTCAACTTGCAATTGGCTGACTATATCACATTCGAAGAAGAGCGTGAATTCAAGGCACCGTTCAATAATGATGCCGCTGTACAAACTCTGGCATCCGTAGCGGATATCAAGGTTCAGGGCGTTAAGCTGACGATTGACGGCAAAGTGGTAGGTTACCTGCCAGACCAGCAATCGGCTGATGAAGTACTGGCTGAAGTGAAACAAAAATATTCCGGAGTTCCTGCAACGACAGGGAAAAAGGCTGTTGTAGCAGCAGCGTCCACAGTCCCAGTCAAACCAAATCCGGTAAAAGAAGTCGCATTTAAAGAAAATGTAGAGATGCAAACCGAAACAATCGATGCATCTCAAATTTTGTCTGCCGATAAACTCGAGGAGTTGCTGGTAAAAGGCACCTTCAAGGATATGAAGCACACGGTCGTAGAAGGCGATTGCATCGGTTGCATCGCGAAGAAATACGGCATTACATCAAAAGATATTTACGCGAACAACCCAGGTGTTACGGAAAATACCGTCCTTAAATTGGGACAAGAAATCAATGTAACCGCAGTGCGTCCACTGGTTACTGTACAAGTCAAAGAAGAAGTAGATCAGCAAGAGGTCATTGCTTTTAATACCCAAATTAAAAATAATGACAAGGTTCCTAAAGGCGAGACTAAGGTCGTACAAGAAGGTAAAAACGGCAGTAAAACAGTTAAGTACGAAGTTGTGAAAGAAAATGGACAAGTAGTTAATCGCAAAGTCATCAAACAAGATGTAACTGTGCAGCCTGTAACCAAAATTATGGAGCGCGGTACAAAAGTAATTCCATCCCGCGGTACAGGTCGTTTGAGCTGGCCTGCTAGCGGGTATATCAGCAGTGGCTTCGGCAAACGTTGGGGCAGCATGCACAAAGGAATTGATATTGCCGGTGCTGGTTCTGTCATGGCGGCAGACAATGGACGTGTCACATTCGCTGGTTGGAATGGTGACTATGGAAAATCGGTTATCATCGACCACGGCAATGGAATGAAGACATTGTACGGTCACATGAGCAGCATTAATGCGAAAGTCGGCGATGTTGTTAGCCAAGGAAAGAAAATCGGCGTAAAGGGTTCTACTGGACAATCGACCGGCGTCCACCTGCATTTTGAGGTTCTACAAAATGGACGAAATCAAAACCCGATTCGTTACTTAAAATAG